In one Neobacillus sp. CF12 genomic region, the following are encoded:
- a CDS encoding TetR/AcrR family transcriptional regulator yields MTQSKTDPRVLRTRRLIMDSFIELSAKKEFKDITVKDITTEAMINRATFYYHFEDIYDLLEKALSEVLLVNLNRDFYKNDILNEEAFVHIFIAVTNFQKSLSNRCHRGYEDTIARIIREQLEMIFYKMFGNQNATAEDEALKLNAVILSWGIYGASVEWKRMGMKIPPEEFIKPAIPYLLSGIEFGA; encoded by the coding sequence ATGACTCAATCAAAGACCGATCCTCGAGTTCTCCGTACCCGCAGATTAATTATGGATTCATTCATTGAACTTTCTGCTAAAAAAGAATTTAAGGATATTACCGTAAAAGATATTACAACTGAGGCAATGATAAATCGTGCCACATTTTATTATCATTTTGAAGATATCTATGACTTATTAGAGAAGGCATTATCAGAAGTTTTGTTAGTTAATTTGAATAGGGATTTCTATAAGAATGACATTCTTAATGAAGAAGCGTTCGTTCATATTTTCATAGCGGTCACCAATTTTCAAAAGTCTTTATCCAATCGTTGTCATCGAGGATACGAAGATACCATTGCCCGAATTATTCGAGAACAGCTTGAAATGATTTTTTACAAAATGTTCGGAAATCAAAATGCAACAGCAGAAGATGAGGCATTAAAACTTAATGCTGTCATACTAAGTTGGGGGATTTACGGGGCTTCTGTAGAATGGAAGCGTATGGGGATGAAAATCCCGCCGGAAGAATTTATTAAACCAGCCATTCCTTATTTACTGTCCGGAATAGAGTTTGGAGCATGA
- a CDS encoding DsbA family protein, whose translation MKNNNMICDLETGVCGVAGGEEMEMIDFNQPKKSIEVYYVTDPICSHCWAIEPVLRRFKEQYGHYFNFHPVMGGLLEKWHDGPIDPANGIYKPADVAPHWREVGEHSRMPIDGSLMIDNPVQSSFPPSRVYKVIQKNHNDALAYEYLRRSREALFPFNQNISERSVMVEIVNQLGLDGEAIVKEAEQPVGQQLLNEDFALTRSLGARGFPTIIMINEDNKGVKIVGGRPFESYVDGLKQVLSKEDLQPNPQPSLTSLLEKEKLLFSKEIEVMYSVEQSEINAFVEKELSLGSYQKKEILGESYFTK comes from the coding sequence TTGAAGAACAATAATATGATTTGTGATTTAGAAACAGGTGTGTGTGGAGTGGCAGGAGGGGAAGAAATGGAGATGATTGATTTTAATCAACCCAAAAAGTCGATTGAAGTTTATTATGTAACGGATCCTATTTGCTCCCATTGTTGGGCGATTGAACCTGTTCTTCGACGTTTTAAAGAGCAGTATGGACACTATTTTAATTTCCATCCGGTGATGGGTGGATTGCTGGAAAAATGGCATGATGGACCCATTGATCCTGCAAACGGAATTTATAAGCCTGCAGACGTTGCTCCTCACTGGAGGGAAGTGGGAGAACATTCACGCATGCCTATAGATGGATCACTCATGATTGACAATCCCGTGCAATCATCCTTCCCGCCTTCACGTGTTTATAAAGTAATTCAAAAAAATCATAATGATGCATTGGCTTATGAATATTTACGTCGCTCTAGAGAAGCTCTTTTCCCTTTCAATCAAAATATTTCAGAACGATCCGTTATGGTTGAAATTGTAAATCAACTTGGTCTTGATGGAGAAGCAATTGTAAAGGAAGCGGAACAGCCAGTAGGACAACAACTATTAAATGAGGATTTTGCGCTTACAAGAAGTCTTGGTGCTAGAGGATTTCCAACGATTATTATGATCAATGAAGATAACAAAGGTGTAAAGATTGTTGGCGGACGTCCGTTTGAATCCTATGTCGATGGATTAAAGCAGGTTCTAAGCAAGGAAGACCTGCAGCCAAACCCACAACCTTCTCTTACTAGCTTACTTGAAAAAGAAAAACTGTTATTTTCAAAAGAAATTGAAGTCATGTACAGTGTTGAACAATCGGAAATTAACGCTTTTGTTGAAAAAGAACTTTCACTAGGCAGTTATCAGAAGAAAGAAATTCTAGGGGAATCTTATTTTACAAAATAA
- a CDS encoding monooxygenase translates to MAYVLQVDFTMNGPFGDEMAAEFSGLAQSINEEEGFMWKIWTESPETNVAGGIYIFETKETAQTYLDMHTMRLAEFGITNVNAKILAINSKLSEITKAPGLK, encoded by the coding sequence ATGGCATACGTATTACAAGTGGATTTTACCATGAATGGACCATTCGGAGATGAAATGGCGGCGGAGTTTTCTGGTTTAGCACAAAGTATTAATGAAGAAGAAGGATTCATGTGGAAAATCTGGACAGAGAGTCCCGAAACAAACGTAGCGGGCGGGATTTATATATTTGAAACAAAAGAAACAGCTCAAACCTATTTAGACATGCACACAATGAGATTGGCTGAATTTGGAATCACAAATGTTAACGCAAAGATCTTGGCCATCAATTCTAAGCTTAGTGAAATTACAAAAGCTCCGGGTTTAAAATAA
- a CDS encoding PadR family transcriptional regulator, whose translation MSQTQMMKGILDGCLLAIIARKECYGYEMAESLSEYGFDTISEGTIYPLLMRMQREGLVTSVLRNSTAGPKRKYYSLTSKGQQELNDFQTRWFQLEKCVNAVIIEGRGGEPGGLSTIQKK comes from the coding sequence ATGTCACAAACACAGATGATGAAGGGAATTTTGGATGGGTGCCTCTTGGCCATCATCGCTAGGAAAGAATGTTATGGATATGAGATGGCTGAAAGTTTAAGTGAGTATGGCTTTGATACGATTAGTGAAGGGACCATCTATCCATTATTAATGAGAATGCAGCGTGAAGGACTTGTTACGTCTGTCCTTAGGAACTCAACAGCCGGCCCAAAGAGAAAGTACTATTCGTTAACCAGCAAGGGGCAGCAGGAATTAAATGATTTTCAAACTAGATGGTTTCAGTTAGAGAAATGTGTGAATGCCGTTATTATAGAGGGGAGAGGTGGAGAACCTGGTGGACTATCAACTATCCAAAAAAAGTGA
- a CDS encoding SRPBCC domain-containing protein, with protein sequence MGEAMDISYVKINGGIETVWNAITDEEMLSKWYVPGSPWEIPSLNVGEKVTFTLMPSVHNNLIEKLPMSLTIKNISPYKEFSLYLDSHQTLISIRLEEESNRTRVTINSGGFEQSLANLKALIEGDVIPYI encoded by the coding sequence ATGGGTGAAGCAATGGATATAAGTTATGTTAAGATTAATGGAGGTATAGAAACAGTTTGGAATGCTATCACAGATGAGGAAATGCTCTCAAAATGGTATGTACCAGGTTCCCCTTGGGAAATTCCCAGTCTAAATGTCGGAGAAAAAGTTACGTTTACGTTAATGCCTAGTGTTCATAATAATCTTATAGAGAAACTGCCAATGTCGTTAACCATTAAAAATATAAGTCCTTATAAGGAGTTTTCCCTTTACTTGGATTCTCACCAAACGCTTATTTCTATTAGGTTAGAGGAGGAGAGCAATCGTACAAGAGTTACAATTAACTCAGGAGGCTTCGAGCAGTCTTTAGCAAATTTAAAGGCATTGATAGAAGGAGATGTAATACCTTATATTTAA
- a CDS encoding acyl-ACP desaturase translates to MLTNHLDFRLEPQLKELYEEHKRRAAKIDWGYHDFLPWDKAQDFRRVPWNPEQVSLPPGVVTAVETALLTEVNLPWFTSHLDQTFKGSLSVIKDFVHTWTAEEDQHSNLLETYLLITRNADPNRIRQLHKQTVEGGWEPDFHTPFETMVYTSLQELATMVFYYNVAKVAGPHDKELATLLRRLAKDETLHYAFYRDVIKLHLQLEPNYCYYLGYVIKNFQMPGTVMPDFEDRMAIIAKEANYGPLEYFDQVLDVIVDYWDIENLRPIAPEAEKARLDILNYHARLKRVRDRFYASVNRK, encoded by the coding sequence TTGCTAACGAACCATTTAGACTTTAGACTTGAACCGCAATTAAAGGAATTATATGAGGAACACAAACGAAGGGCTGCCAAAATAGATTGGGGCTATCATGATTTCTTGCCTTGGGATAAAGCGCAGGATTTCCGAAGGGTACCTTGGAATCCTGAACAGGTATCACTGCCGCCAGGTGTGGTAACGGCAGTTGAGACGGCTCTTTTGACAGAGGTAAATCTACCTTGGTTTACCTCCCATCTAGACCAAACTTTCAAAGGATCGCTTTCTGTGATTAAGGATTTTGTTCATACCTGGACTGCAGAAGAAGATCAGCACTCCAACCTATTGGAAACGTACCTTTTGATTACAAGAAACGCAGATCCTAATCGCATTCGTCAATTGCACAAGCAGACGGTAGAAGGAGGGTGGGAGCCAGATTTCCATACCCCTTTCGAGACGATGGTCTATACGTCGCTCCAGGAACTCGCAACCATGGTTTTTTATTACAATGTTGCGAAGGTAGCAGGACCTCATGATAAAGAATTGGCTACGCTCCTAAGAAGGCTCGCCAAGGATGAAACGCTGCATTATGCTTTTTATCGTGATGTCATCAAGTTACACCTGCAATTGGAACCGAATTATTGCTACTATCTGGGTTATGTGATTAAGAATTTTCAGATGCCCGGGACTGTCATGCCTGATTTTGAAGACCGAATGGCCATTATTGCAAAGGAAGCCAATTACGGACCGCTTGAATATTTTGATCAAGTACTGGATGTCATTGTGGACTATTGGGACATTGAAAACCTGAGACCGATTGCTCCTGAAGCAGAAAAGGCACGACTGGATATTCTTAACTACCATGCAAGGCTAAAACGTGTAAGAGATCGATTTTATGCTAGTGTTAACCGCAAATAA
- a CDS encoding SMC-Scp complex subunit ScpB, translated as MDKKELFYKLVSFTTSVHRVTNELTKDAKPHSISQVQYNILEFIAVSQPVTASEINDCLHMTMSNTSRELSKLSEKKLIEKISDSKDRRKQYIRLSQDGEVAMKEAFATIESRFLDRIQNASKEDLEEIGHAIDILQEKLFY; from the coding sequence ATGGACAAGAAAGAACTTTTCTACAAACTCGTATCATTTACAACTTCCGTTCATCGTGTAACAAATGAATTAACGAAAGATGCTAAGCCACATTCAATCTCGCAAGTTCAATATAATATTCTTGAATTTATTGCCGTTAGTCAACCGGTGACAGCTAGTGAAATTAACGATTGTCTACATATGACTATGTCAAATACCAGTCGCGAGTTGAGCAAGTTAAGCGAAAAAAAGTTAATCGAAAAAATAAGCGATAGCAAAGATAGACGAAAACAATACATTCGCCTTTCGCAAGACGGGGAAGTAGCAATGAAGGAAGCATTCGCTACCATTGAAAGCCGGTTCCTTGATCGGATACAAAATGCTTCGAAAGAGGATTTAGAAGAGATTGGACATGCAATCGATATCCTTCAGGAAAAATTATTTTATTAA
- a CDS encoding L,D-transpeptidase family protein — MGSTVNKSELELDKRSGKSPKWYGNWKFIATSIVIIIALVFAAISYYQTTHFNAHISINDINVGGMTADQALEELKTSVLKNEVYIGHQKLVDGNDTSMGITDKDLPAVKKVLKNQKTLFPSLKEKAYSLMPSNPDPYRSQELKTQVEEQLLSMNKNLKVPKDADVYLEQGKIIVSPSEDGEQYDVASLLKEFDEQKFTSNVQLNPVFIQPIKEDSPLVKDKEKKLQELLQQSVDYKVQDKVHTLKGSELIKNATVSKDLKVTIDPSDIHKKIAEINSTQSTLDKDFTFKTHSGSVISVKGQGYGWALDVDKETELVKAAFEIEEKSIAASNIIGHGWSNEGYGYETTTNYGIGDTYAEVSIAEQRIWIYKEGKLVLTTNVVTGKHVTGEDTSPGVWYILFKRTPYTLKGSAVGKANYEVEVDYWAPFTNSGQGFHDASWRTNWASNAYVAAGSGGCVNVPVNVMKSVYENLSTHEPVVVY; from the coding sequence ATGGGAAGTACCGTTAATAAATCAGAATTAGAACTGGATAAACGATCAGGAAAGTCACCTAAATGGTATGGGAACTGGAAGTTTATTGCAACAAGTATCGTCATTATTATTGCACTTGTTTTTGCGGCAATCAGCTATTACCAAACCACTCACTTTAATGCACATATCTCAATTAATGACATAAACGTCGGTGGAATGACTGCCGATCAGGCACTTGAAGAGTTAAAAACATCTGTACTAAAAAACGAAGTGTATATTGGGCATCAAAAGTTAGTAGACGGTAACGATACGTCGATGGGTATTACCGATAAAGATTTGCCCGCAGTGAAAAAAGTATTAAAAAACCAGAAGACACTATTCCCTTCACTAAAGGAAAAAGCTTACTCATTAATGCCAAGTAACCCAGATCCGTATCGGAGCCAAGAGTTGAAAACACAAGTGGAAGAACAACTCTTATCAATGAATAAGAACCTAAAAGTACCTAAAGACGCGGATGTTTACTTGGAACAAGGAAAAATTATTGTTTCACCAAGTGAAGATGGCGAACAGTATGATGTCGCCAGCCTATTAAAGGAATTTGACGAGCAGAAGTTTACGAGTAATGTCCAGCTTAATCCAGTCTTTATCCAGCCCATCAAGGAAGACAGTCCGCTTGTAAAAGACAAGGAGAAAAAGCTGCAAGAACTCCTTCAACAATCGGTTGATTATAAGGTACAGGATAAAGTTCATACACTAAAGGGCAGCGAATTAATTAAAAATGCCACGGTGTCAAAAGATTTGAAGGTGACTATTGACCCAAGCGATATTCATAAGAAAATCGCTGAAATAAATAGTACTCAATCCACATTAGATAAAGATTTCACATTTAAGACCCACTCAGGTTCCGTCATTTCCGTTAAAGGACAAGGCTACGGCTGGGCATTAGATGTGGACAAAGAAACAGAACTTGTAAAGGCAGCTTTTGAAATAGAAGAGAAATCGATTGCCGCTTCAAATATAATCGGACATGGCTGGAGTAATGAAGGCTACGGGTATGAAACCACAACCAACTATGGCATCGGTGATACCTATGCGGAAGTATCGATTGCAGAACAACGTATTTGGATTTACAAAGAGGGGAAATTAGTCCTAACCACGAATGTTGTGACCGGCAAACACGTCACTGGTGAAGATACATCACCAGGAGTTTGGTACATCCTGTTTAAAAGAACACCTTACACACTTAAGGGCAGTGCTGTTGGTAAAGCGAATTATGAGGTTGAGGTAGATTACTGGGCTCCGTTTACAAACAGCGGACAAGGGTTTCATGATGCCAGCTGGCGCACAAATTGGGCAAGCAATGCGTATGTAGCAGCTGGATCTGGTGGCTGTGTCAACGTTCCAGTTAATGTAATGAAATCCGTTTATGAAAATCTAAGCACCCACGAGCCCGTTGTCGTCTATTAG
- a CDS encoding restriction endonuclease has protein sequence MSKKRTKKQQRQLEDGIKLLLILVAMASFKLTQNLYATGVSVGAVLLLMIVLAVLKNKKKIERLRNSGIEDIDKMDGIQFEHYLKELYISRGYAAEVTSASGDFGADLLLKKDGKKIVVQAKRYSKDVGIIAVQEVMGAKSYYQADEAWVVSNNYFTKAARGLADKGQVLLVDRDELVEYILLLNPGSATQVPSKMIQSKSSSFNGTCSKCGSPMIVRKGKRGEFLGCSSFPKCRNTMDLSI, from the coding sequence TTGAGTAAGAAAAGAACAAAAAAGCAACAAAGACAATTAGAAGATGGGATAAAATTGTTACTTATATTGGTGGCCATGGCTTCTTTTAAGCTTACCCAAAACCTTTATGCAACAGGAGTGAGTGTAGGTGCAGTCCTACTATTAATGATTGTCCTGGCTGTATTAAAAAATAAAAAGAAAATTGAGCGGCTGAGAAACTCTGGCATTGAAGATATTGACAAAATGGATGGTATTCAATTTGAGCATTATCTCAAGGAACTTTACATTTCTAGAGGATATGCTGCAGAAGTAACGAGTGCCAGTGGCGATTTTGGTGCTGACCTGTTGCTTAAGAAGGATGGAAAAAAGATTGTTGTCCAAGCAAAACGATATTCGAAAGATGTAGGCATAATAGCTGTTCAAGAAGTTATGGGGGCAAAATCTTACTATCAGGCGGATGAAGCATGGGTTGTTTCGAATAACTATTTTACCAAAGCTGCAAGAGGACTAGCGGATAAAGGACAGGTGTTACTGGTGGATAGGGATGAGTTGGTTGAGTATATTCTCTTATTAAATCCGGGCAGTGCAACGCAAGTTCCGTCAAAGATGATTCAGTCTAAATCTAGCAGTTTTAATGGAACCTGTAGCAAATGTGGCAGCCCTATGATCGTAAGGAAAGGAAAAAGAGGAGAATTTCTAGGATGCAGTAGTTTTCCAAAATGTCGAAATACAATGGATTTATCCATTTAA
- a CDS encoding DUF2922 domain-containing protein, whose protein sequence is MAKTLELEFVTELGKSARLSIENPKEPIEEGVVKQAMEEIIASGVFTSATGNYVSVKGARVIDRNVMEYEIV, encoded by the coding sequence ATGGCTAAAACATTAGAGTTGGAATTTGTTACAGAGTTAGGTAAATCTGCTCGTCTTTCAATAGAAAATCCGAAGGAACCGATTGAGGAAGGTGTTGTGAAGCAGGCAATGGAAGAAATAATCGCATCTGGAGTATTTACTTCAGCAACAGGTAATTATGTTTCAGTAAAAGGAGCGCGCGTAATCGATCGCAATGTTATGGAGTATGAGATAGTTTAA
- a CDS encoding DUF1659 domain-containing protein — protein MATAVLETTKLRLVFQMGIDDDGKPLLKAKTFNNIQKSATTDQLYQAAQAVSGLSNDNLSNVERVDNSDLLA, from the coding sequence ATGGCAACAGCAGTTTTAGAAACAACTAAGTTACGTTTGGTATTCCAAATGGGCATTGATGATGATGGTAAACCGCTTTTAAAAGCAAAGACCTTTAACAACATTCAGAAGTCAGCTACTACCGATCAACTTTATCAAGCAGCACAAGCCGTAAGTGGTTTGTCCAATGACAATCTTAGCAATGTGGAGAGAGTCGACAATTCTGATTTACTAGCGTAA
- a CDS encoding VOC family protein, giving the protein MKLKKIHHIAVICSNYEVSKDFYVRILGLTPIREVYREERESYKLDLEVNGQYQIELFSFPDPPVRVNYPEAAGLRHLAFEVENIEEAIQYLTSVEVKVEDIRIDPWTQKKFTFFADPDGLPIELYEC; this is encoded by the coding sequence ATGAAATTAAAGAAGATACACCATATTGCAGTGATCTGTTCTAACTATGAAGTTTCAAAAGACTTTTATGTACGGATTTTAGGGCTTACTCCTATAAGGGAAGTGTATCGTGAGGAAAGGGAATCGTATAAACTTGATTTAGAGGTAAATGGACAATACCAAATTGAATTGTTTTCTTTTCCGGACCCTCCAGTTCGGGTCAATTATCCAGAGGCAGCAGGATTGAGGCATTTGGCGTTTGAAGTGGAAAATATCGAAGAGGCAATTCAGTACCTCACCTCCGTGGAAGTGAAAGTAGAGGATATTCGAATAGATCCCTGGACACAAAAGAAATTTACCTTCTTTGCAGATCCCGATGGGCTGCCTATTGAACTTTATGAATGTTAA
- a CDS encoding aspartyl-phosphate phosphatase Spo0E family protein codes for MTNEDLMEQIESLRKMMVSVGITKGFTATETVSLSKKLDDLLNQWVLSS; via the coding sequence ATGACAAACGAAGACTTAATGGAGCAGATCGAAAGCTTGAGAAAAATGATGGTTTCTGTAGGTATTACCAAAGGATTTACTGCTACAGAAACAGTTAGTCTAAGTAAAAAGCTAGATGATTTATTAAACCAGTGGGTCTTATCTTCTTAA
- a CDS encoding nucleotide excision repair endonuclease → MINITVPKPDVTITKQDNPEMSNIYGFTEFHLITREKGGIFMFYNKNDELLFVGKARKLRPRIKKHFEDTVSPIKNHRDEVTKIEVCVIEDPTHREIYETYIINELKSKYNIDKVFFR, encoded by the coding sequence TTGATTAACATTACCGTTCCAAAGCCAGACGTTACCATTACGAAACAAGACAATCCAGAGATGAGCAATATTTATGGTTTTACTGAATTTCATCTTATCACTCGTGAAAAGGGTGGTATCTTCATGTTTTATAATAAAAATGATGAGTTATTGTTTGTGGGTAAAGCTCGGAAGTTGCGCCCTAGAATCAAAAAGCATTTTGAGGATACCGTTTCGCCAATCAAAAATCATCGAGATGAAGTCACCAAAATTGAAGTTTGTGTAATCGAGGATCCGACACATAGAGAAATTTATGAGACTTACATTATTAACGAACTTAAGTCGAAGTATAATATCGACAAGGTATTTTTTAGATAA
- a CDS encoding RsmD family RNA methyltransferase — protein MRSLFGCESETSILESAVKIDPSRSPFMKERIGVIYEGDSLQDLLVNVATLHVPGETFKVLYVKNGSVKETFERRRAIEREVGLQINGVVDLQQPQRLYGVMNINGRWIFGDYVEGESVWFRHQQKPNHYSTALSTRVARAVVNIAIPDPNGVKVIDPCCGIGTVLVEALSMGIDIVGSDNNPVILAGTRANIKHFGLSCEVKFLDMQNITNHYDVAIIDLPYNLCSVLSPEEQLEMLQSARRFADKVVVVTVERVDEVLLEAGFEILDRGVAKKGGFTREVIVCRSRIPSYTV, from the coding sequence ATGCGCTCATTGTTTGGGTGTGAGTCTGAAACGAGTATTTTAGAAAGCGCTGTAAAAATAGATCCTAGTCGAAGTCCGTTTATGAAGGAACGGATTGGAGTGATTTATGAAGGGGATAGTCTCCAAGACCTTCTTGTGAATGTCGCAACCTTACACGTACCCGGAGAAACATTTAAAGTACTGTATGTAAAAAACGGCAGTGTGAAGGAAACGTTCGAGAGAAGGCGTGCGATTGAGAGAGAAGTTGGTTTGCAAATCAATGGTGTAGTGGATCTTCAGCAGCCTCAGCGTTTATATGGTGTCATGAACATAAATGGTAGATGGATTTTTGGTGATTATGTGGAAGGTGAATCGGTTTGGTTTCGCCATCAACAGAAGCCTAATCATTACTCGACCGCACTAAGCACGCGTGTGGCAAGAGCAGTAGTGAATATCGCAATTCCAGACCCAAATGGGGTAAAAGTGATTGATCCATGCTGTGGAATTGGGACGGTCCTGGTTGAAGCCCTGTCGATGGGCATTGATATTGTGGGGAGCGACAATAACCCAGTGATTCTCGCCGGAACAAGAGCGAACATCAAACACTTTGGGCTTTCTTGCGAAGTGAAGTTCCTAGATATGCAAAATATCACCAATCATTATGATGTCGCGATTATCGATTTACCCTACAACCTGTGCTCCGTCCTATCACCTGAGGAGCAGCTTGAAATGCTTCAAAGTGCCCGGAGGTTTGCAGACAAAGTTGTCGTGGTGACCGTTGAACGGGTTGATGAAGTACTTCTCGAAGCAGGATTTGAAATTTTAGACAGAGGAGTTGCGAAAAAGGGGGGATTTACTCGGGAAGTGATTGTGTGTAGAAGTAGAATACCTTCTTATACCGTTTGA
- a CDS encoding MFS transporter, with product MSRLQKLLLIIHACYGLATTMSGLFLNLYLWRLSNDLTVNASFILVTFFFGTVSFAVGALLSKRTDRIFSFQIGIGLTAIFYLLVIILQEQTASYPMLIGILNGTAAGFYWLGYLVLIYDLVDNHSRSQFMGKQMAVFGVVNTFGPAFAGFIISKLDLMGYNLVFALSLLLFLTGLLLSFRLPKDNSAKKPLYLPLLWRFNTRKPNLKPMWMGWFIWGICEGLLGFFPTVILFMNVNNEFLVGISSILFGSVAVLSSLWHSKYNHREREPYTLLIVWIMYFIACIPMILHMNIWTVFIFLIVNEISKALLGVTYFSFMFRTIKDLPKSGLRTESMVMREIMLNIGRILSVITFIGLYLFAQELIYYYLLVAIFIQGLLFKIISTERVGFVFRKGVKIKHEV from the coding sequence GTGAGTCGATTACAAAAATTATTACTCATTATCCATGCGTGTTACGGTTTAGCCACTACGATGTCAGGTTTGTTCTTAAACCTTTATTTATGGAGACTTTCAAATGATCTAACAGTCAATGCCTCCTTTATCCTGGTAACCTTCTTTTTTGGAACAGTATCTTTTGCTGTTGGTGCTTTGCTTTCAAAAAGGACCGACCGTATCTTTAGTTTTCAAATCGGCATAGGCTTAACAGCGATTTTTTACTTACTTGTTATTATTTTACAAGAACAAACCGCTTCTTATCCGATGTTAATCGGTATTTTGAATGGAACGGCTGCAGGTTTCTATTGGTTAGGCTATCTCGTATTGATTTACGACTTGGTAGACAATCATTCCCGCTCACAATTTATGGGTAAACAAATGGCCGTCTTTGGCGTAGTCAATACATTTGGTCCCGCATTTGCAGGATTTATTATTTCTAAATTGGATTTAATGGGCTACAATCTTGTGTTTGCTCTTTCTCTGTTGTTATTTTTAACGGGTCTACTCCTTAGTTTTCGCCTTCCAAAGGATAACTCTGCCAAAAAGCCTTTGTATCTACCGTTATTATGGAGATTTAACACCAGAAAGCCAAATTTAAAACCAATGTGGATGGGATGGTTCATTTGGGGAATTTGTGAGGGGTTACTAGGTTTCTTCCCAACAGTCATCTTATTTATGAATGTAAACAATGAATTCCTTGTGGGAATCAGTTCGATTTTGTTTGGGAGTGTCGCTGTCCTTTCAAGTCTATGGCATTCAAAGTATAACCATCGAGAAAGGGAACCTTATACCTTACTTATCGTCTGGATCATGTACTTCATAGCTTGTATCCCGATGATTCTCCATATGAATATCTGGACCGTATTTATCTTCCTAATCGTAAATGAGATCAGTAAAGCACTATTAGGCGTTACCTATTTTAGCTTTATGTTTAGAACAATTAAGGACTTACCAAAGTCGGGACTTCGTACGGAATCAATGGTAATGAGAGAAATTATGTTGAATATCGGTAGAATTCTTTCTGTTATCACGTTTATCGGACTTTACCTTTTTGCTCAAGAGCTGATCTATTACTACTTGCTAGTTGCGATCTTTATACAAGGACTATTGTTTAAAATTATTTCAACTGAAAGAGTGGGATTTGTTTTTAGGAAAGGTGTTAAGATAAAGCATGAAGTATAG